The proteins below come from a single Rosa rugosa chromosome 2, drRosRugo1.1, whole genome shotgun sequence genomic window:
- the LOC133728498 gene encoding tricin synthase 1-like isoform X1, whose protein sequence is MHTRCLWKCPIEKSATLLCHIVFMGSTSLGLHRWPILARQRVLLPQRSAQLQPKFYSLSWERCHRGGIGFGACSSKLKKSIRGCATNAFVVADDKKYGNKQIISITPRLYDYILANVREPEVLRQLREETASMRGSMMQVSPDQAQLLAMLVQIHGAEKCIEVGVYTGYSSLAISLVLPESGRLVACERDARSLEVAKKYHEKANVSHKVDIRYGLAADTLRSLILNGEACSYDFAFVDADKRMYPEYFELLLQLVRVGGLIVFDNVLWHGKVADPEVNDAKTVSIRNFNADLMEDKRVSISMVPIGDGMTICRKS, encoded by the exons ATGCACACCAGGTGTTTGTGGAAATGCCCAATAGAAAAa TCTGCCACTCTGCTCTGCCACATTGTCTTTATGGGGAGCACGAGCTTGGGACTTCATCGATGGCCTATCTTAGCTCGTCAGCGAGTACTTCTTCCGCAAAGATCTGCGCAACTACAACCAAAGTTTTATTCTTTGTCCTGGGAGAGGTGTCATAGAGGTGGCATTGGCTTCGGGGCTTGCAGCAGTAAGTTAAAGAAGAGCATTAGAGGTTGTGCCACCAATGcatttgttgttgctgatgatAAAAAGTATGGGAACAAGCAGATTATCAGTATTACTCCACGGCTTTACGATTACATCCTTGCCAATGTACGAGAGCCAGAG GTTCTACGACAACTTAGGGAGGAGACTGCCTCCATGCGTGGTAGTATGATGCAG GTGTCTCCTGACCAGGCACAACTGCTTGCAATGCTTGTGCAAATTCATGGGGCAGAAAAGTGTATTGAAGTTGGTGTATATACG GGTTATTCATCATTGGCTATTTCATTGGTCCTTCCAGAATCAGGTAGGTTAGTAGCTTGTGAAAGAGATGCCAGAAGTCTTGAGGTTGCAAAAAAGTATCATGAAAAAGCCAATGTTTCCCATAAG GTGGATATTAGATATGGACTTGCAGCAGATACCTTAAGGTCACTGATTCTGAACGGTGAAGCATGTAG CTATGATTTTGCATTTGTTGATGCTGACAAGAGAATGTATCCAGAATACTTTGAATTGTTGCTCCAACTC GTGAGGGTTGGGGGTCTAATTGTGTTTGATAATGTCCTCTGGCATGGAAAAGTTGCTGATCCAGAG GTAAATGATGCCAAGACTGTCAGCATTAGAAATTTCAATGCTGATTTAATGGAGGACAAGCGTGTAAGCATTAGTATG GTACCCATCGGGGATGGCATGACAATCTGTCGAAAAAGTTGA
- the LOC133728498 gene encoding uncharacterized protein LOC133728498 isoform X2 — translation MGSTSLGLHRWPILARQRVLLPQRSAQLQPKFYSLSWERCHRGGIGFGACSSKLKKSIRGCATNAFVVADDKKYGNKQIISITPRLYDYILANVREPESLFQVLRQLREETASMRGSMMQVSPDQAQLLAMLVQIHGAEKCIEVGVYTGYSSLAISLVLPESGRLVACERDARSLEVAKKYHEKANVSHKVDIRYGLAADTLRSLILNGEACSYDFAFVDADKRMYPEYFELLLQLVRVGGLIVFDNVLWHGKVADPEVNDAKTVSIRNFNADLMEDKRVSISMVPIGDGMTICRKS, via the exons ATGGGGAGCACGAGCTTGGGACTTCATCGATGGCCTATCTTAGCTCGTCAGCGAGTACTTCTTCCGCAAAGATCTGCGCAACTACAACCAAAGTTTTATTCTTTGTCCTGGGAGAGGTGTCATAGAGGTGGCATTGGCTTCGGGGCTTGCAGCAGTAAGTTAAAGAAGAGCATTAGAGGTTGTGCCACCAATGcatttgttgttgctgatgatAAAAAGTATGGGAACAAGCAGATTATCAGTATTACTCCACGGCTTTACGATTACATCCTTGCCAATGTACGAGAGCCAGAG AGTTTATTTCAGGTTCTACGACAACTTAGGGAGGAGACTGCCTCCATGCGTGGTAGTATGATGCAG GTGTCTCCTGACCAGGCACAACTGCTTGCAATGCTTGTGCAAATTCATGGGGCAGAAAAGTGTATTGAAGTTGGTGTATATACG GGTTATTCATCATTGGCTATTTCATTGGTCCTTCCAGAATCAGGTAGGTTAGTAGCTTGTGAAAGAGATGCCAGAAGTCTTGAGGTTGCAAAAAAGTATCATGAAAAAGCCAATGTTTCCCATAAG GTGGATATTAGATATGGACTTGCAGCAGATACCTTAAGGTCACTGATTCTGAACGGTGAAGCATGTAG CTATGATTTTGCATTTGTTGATGCTGACAAGAGAATGTATCCAGAATACTTTGAATTGTTGCTCCAACTC GTGAGGGTTGGGGGTCTAATTGTGTTTGATAATGTCCTCTGGCATGGAAAAGTTGCTGATCCAGAG GTAAATGATGCCAAGACTGTCAGCATTAGAAATTTCAATGCTGATTTAATGGAGGACAAGCGTGTAAGCATTAGTATG GTACCCATCGGGGATGGCATGACAATCTGTCGAAAAAGTTGA